The proteins below are encoded in one region of Engraulis encrasicolus isolate BLACKSEA-1 chromosome 1, IST_EnEncr_1.0, whole genome shotgun sequence:
- the LOC134454994 gene encoding histone H2B-like — MPEPAKSAPKKGSKKAVTKTAGKSGKKRRRTRRESYAIYVYKVLKQVHPDTGISSKAMGIMNSFVNDIFERIAGESSRLAHYNKRRTVSSREIQTAVRLLLPGELAKHAVSEGTKAVTKYTSAK, encoded by the coding sequence ATGCCTGAGCCAGCGAAGTCTGCACCCAAGAAGGGATCCAAGAAAGCCGTGACGAAGACGGCAGGGAAGTCCGGCAAGAAGCGCAGGAGGACCAGGAGGGAAAGTTACGCCATCTATGTCTACAAAGTCCTGAAGCAGGTTCATCCTGACACAGGTATTTCCTCCAAGGCGATGGGCATTATGAACTCATTCGTGAACGACATCTTCGAGCGCATCGCCGGTGAATCTTCCCGCTTGGCCCATTACAACAAGCGCCGCACCGTCTCCTCCCGGGAGATCCAGACCGCAGTGCGTCTGCTTCTGCCCGGTGAGCTGGCCAAGCACGCCGTGTCCGAGGGCACCAAGGCAGTGACCAAGTACACCAGCGCCAAGTAA
- the LOC134455015 gene encoding histone H4 produces MSGRGKGGKGLGKGGAKRHRKVLRDNIQGITKPAIRRLARRGGVKRISGLIYEETRGVLKVFLENVIRDAVTYTEHAKRKTVTAMDVVYALKRQGRTLYGFGG; encoded by the coding sequence ATGTCAGGAAGAGGTAAAGGAGGTAAAGGACTCGGAAAGGGAGGCGCCAAGCGTCATCGCAAGGTCCTTCGTGATAACATCCAGGGTATCACCAAGCCCGCTATCCGCCGCCTGGCTCGCCGTGGTGGCGTGAAGCGTATCTCTGGTCTGATCTACGAGGAGACCCGTGGTGTGTTGAAGGTGTTCCTGGAGAATGTGATCCGCGATGCCGTCACTTATACCGAGCACGCCAAGAGGAAGACCGTGACCGCCATGGATGTGGTCTATGCTCTGAAACGCCAGGGCCGTACTCTGTACGGATTCGGCGGTTAA
- the LOC134454959 gene encoding histone H2A, whose amino-acid sequence MSGRGKTGGKARAKAKTRSSRAGLQFPVGRVHRLLRKGNYAERVGAGAPVYLAAVLEYLTAEILELAGNAARDNKKTRIIPRHLQLAVRNDEELNKLLGGVTIAQGGVLPNIQAVLLPKKTEKSK is encoded by the coding sequence ATGAGTGGAAGAGGTAAAACCGGCGGAAAGGCGAGAGCTAAGGCCAAGACCCGTTCATCTAGGGCTGGACTCCAGTTCCCCGTAGGCCGCGTACACAGGCTGCTCCGTAAGGGCAACTATGCCGAGCGTGTTGGAGCTGGTGCTCCCGTGTACTTGGCAGCTGTGCTGGAGTACCTGACCGCTGAGATCCTGGAGTTGGCCGGCAACGCTGCCCGCGACAACAAGAAGACTCGCATCATCCCCCGCCATCTGCAGCTGGCTGTCCGCAACGACGAGGAGTTGAACAAACTGCTCGGCGGAGTGACCATCGCTCAGGGAGGCGTGCTGCCTAACATCCAGGCTGTGCTGCTACCCAAGAAGACAGAGAAGTCCAAGTAG